Proteins encoded together in one Lysinibacter cavernae window:
- a CDS encoding DUF6882 domain-containing protein gives MAHQAPTLNDLVDDAIFLSAEYQSTVQQRWGSSDWRVDTTVPEFVFFGSNKQSFRPHLIGSVAAAGQPWRWGWDRTFLFPASMLATAKGVRTQGKIFGISALNSRDAAASTASDQALRNTLAAKTLSGQYIHVVATAAHGTSLWMLLDSSGVELAEPTTDSITLALGHGIATTTVTDATRALNAYAKRRGVAITWPQPSIAELRASNGTVVVALDDHGHIRSVVTAAPIERVEAQHQGTTPPTGPARAENLGQPSSAAADAAASSVQNVSRSEAPAPQPSTVESPAAAPSQAGASPTRPANPPAAEAARQPRSMPTLSHLAPAQPVIQPGSASASEEARGKGFFGRLFGK, from the coding sequence GTGGCACACCAAGCACCAACACTGAACGATCTGGTAGACGACGCTATTTTCTTGTCGGCGGAGTACCAGTCAACCGTTCAGCAGCGGTGGGGTTCGAGCGACTGGCGTGTTGATACCACGGTCCCCGAATTTGTGTTTTTTGGATCAAATAAACAGTCGTTCCGCCCGCACCTTATTGGTTCGGTCGCCGCAGCTGGGCAGCCGTGGCGCTGGGGTTGGGACCGCACGTTTCTGTTTCCCGCGAGTATGCTCGCGACGGCAAAGGGCGTACGCACTCAGGGCAAGATCTTTGGAATTTCCGCGCTCAACTCCCGCGATGCGGCCGCTTCGACTGCGTCAGATCAGGCGCTCCGTAACACGCTCGCCGCAAAAACGCTGTCAGGTCAGTACATTCACGTTGTCGCAACCGCTGCGCACGGCACGTCCCTGTGGATGCTGCTTGACAGTTCAGGCGTTGAACTCGCCGAGCCCACAACAGATTCGATCACTCTCGCTCTTGGCCATGGCATCGCGACCACAACGGTAACCGACGCGACGAGGGCACTCAACGCCTACGCCAAGCGCCGCGGTGTTGCAATTACTTGGCCACAGCCGAGCATCGCCGAGTTGCGGGCCTCAAACGGCACTGTTGTTGTTGCCCTCGACGACCACGGGCACATCCGTTCGGTGGTCACTGCAGCGCCGATCGAACGGGTTGAGGCTCAGCATCAGGGCACTACCCCTCCAACCGGGCCTGCTCGCGCGGAAAACCTTGGACAACCTTCATCGGCCGCGGCCGATGCGGCAGCGTCGTCCGTCCAGAACGTGTCTCGCTCAGAGGCTCCGGCCCCTCAGCCCTCAACGGTCGAATCGCCAGCAGCTGCACCGTCCCAAGCAGGGGCCTCGCCAACTCGGCCAGCCAATCCGCCAGCTGCTGAGGCTGCCCGTCAGCCTCGTTCGATGCCAACACTGTCACATTTGGCGCCTGCTCAGCCGGTCATCCAGCCAGGCTCGGCATCGGCCTCGGAAGAGGCCCGCGGTAAGGGATTCTTCGGACGACTGTTCGGCAAATAA
- a CDS encoding ferritin-like fold-containing protein: protein MFSWFRRRRTSPPASHRLRSRDEQNPAAKVDLAELAPGIIPYLGLVSYLQLEVYEATSRAVASAPDLAAKEILSNAAGLALDKHQEFAAEIRRRHREPAVVMEPYTHTIDRYVDRVEPANWNEQLLLVYLVGGLFDEFFAQLASGLTDGYGPKAADILRGESGRAGIATLLERAIRDNPKTGDRLALWGRRLVGDSLLVARSSLVLSDNTASDEKKIEPVFTELISTHIKRMDALGLTA from the coding sequence GTGTTTTCCTGGTTTCGACGTCGGCGTACATCGCCACCTGCATCACATCGACTGAGGTCGCGTGACGAGCAGAACCCTGCCGCAAAGGTAGATTTGGCCGAGCTGGCGCCCGGAATCATCCCGTATCTCGGCTTGGTTTCGTATCTGCAGCTTGAGGTCTATGAAGCAACTTCGCGTGCCGTCGCGTCAGCTCCTGATCTCGCCGCAAAAGAGATTCTCAGCAATGCTGCAGGCCTTGCACTCGATAAACACCAAGAATTTGCCGCAGAAATCCGTCGCCGCCACCGCGAACCTGCCGTGGTGATGGAGCCGTACACGCACACGATCGACCGCTACGTTGATCGGGTCGAGCCGGCAAATTGGAACGAACAATTGCTGCTCGTATACCTGGTTGGTGGGCTGTTTGATGAGTTCTTTGCGCAGCTTGCGAGCGGGCTTACCGACGGTTACGGGCCAAAGGCCGCCGACATCCTTCGCGGAGAATCCGGTCGCGCCGGAATCGCAACGCTGCTTGAACGGGCCATCCGGGACAACCCAAAAACCGGCGACCGCCTTGCGCTATGGGGCCGCCGCCTCGTCGGAGATTCGCTTCTTGTCGCTCGTTCCTCGCTCGTGCTGAGCGATAACACCGCAAGCGACGAAAAGAAGATCGAGCCTGTTTTTACCGAGCTCATTTCAACGCATATCAAGCGAATGGATGCCCTGGGGCTCACCGCGTAG
- a CDS encoding aminopeptidase P family protein produces the protein MTSSTASSSDATTPVADPLAEAAVVIDNSNRSTTPTSSAFGSYIMTDWADSASPLPEPREQAPFAAKRRAALSLRYQGKRLVIRAGDMKQRSNDTFYAYRAHSAFSHLTGWGSDAEPGSVLVFEPAGEGHDVTLYFRERAGRDSEEFYANPEIGEFWIGPRPSLAQVAADLGVNTRDLSDFVASDDDLTLGNDALNRDLSELRLVKDEYEVEQMRQAVDATGRGFDDIISEIGRASEHHRGERIVEGVFNARARLDGNTVGYDTIAASGSHACILHWTTNDGPVTPGDLILIDAGIELDSLYTADITRTLPVNGTFTPTQREVYEAVREAADAAFAIVRPGIKFREVHETAMAVIARHTSEWGFLPVSLEETLNPQTQYHRRYMVHGTSHHLGIDVHDCAQARRDLYLDGTLEAGMVFTIEPGLYFQPDDLTVPEQFRGIGVRIEDDILVTESGAENLSINIPRTADDVEAWMAKHA, from the coding sequence ATGACTTCTTCCACCGCATCATCAAGCGACGCCACAACGCCAGTCGCAGACCCGCTGGCTGAGGCTGCCGTTGTAATCGACAACAGCAACCGCTCCACAACGCCAACCTCGAGCGCATTTGGCTCCTACATCATGACCGACTGGGCCGATTCCGCATCGCCCCTTCCAGAGCCGCGCGAACAGGCACCCTTTGCCGCGAAACGCCGAGCAGCACTGTCGCTGCGGTACCAAGGCAAGCGCCTGGTCATCCGCGCCGGCGACATGAAGCAGCGCTCAAACGATACGTTCTACGCCTACCGCGCACATTCCGCGTTCAGCCACCTGACGGGCTGGGGTTCGGATGCCGAGCCAGGCTCTGTTCTTGTTTTCGAGCCTGCTGGCGAAGGACACGATGTCACCCTGTACTTCCGCGAGCGTGCTGGACGCGACTCCGAGGAGTTCTACGCAAACCCCGAAATTGGCGAGTTCTGGATTGGGCCCCGCCCATCGCTTGCGCAGGTCGCCGCTGACCTCGGCGTGAACACACGAGACCTCTCCGATTTTGTTGCTTCCGACGACGACCTCACCCTCGGAAACGATGCGCTGAACAGGGACCTCTCCGAGCTGCGGCTTGTGAAGGACGAGTACGAGGTCGAACAGATGCGCCAGGCTGTCGACGCAACCGGACGCGGCTTCGACGACATCATCAGCGAGATCGGCCGTGCGTCTGAGCACCACCGCGGCGAACGCATTGTTGAGGGAGTCTTTAACGCCCGCGCGCGCCTCGACGGCAACACGGTCGGTTACGACACCATCGCGGCGAGTGGCTCCCACGCCTGCATCCTGCACTGGACCACCAACGACGGCCCCGTCACGCCTGGTGACCTCATCCTCATCGACGCTGGCATTGAGCTCGACAGCCTCTACACGGCCGACATCACTCGCACGCTGCCCGTCAATGGCACGTTCACGCCTACACAGCGCGAGGTCTACGAGGCAGTACGAGAGGCTGCGGATGCCGCCTTCGCTATCGTCCGCCCAGGCATCAAGTTCCGTGAGGTGCACGAGACGGCTATGGCCGTGATCGCCAGGCATACGTCCGAGTGGGGATTCCTTCCGGTAAGCCTCGAAGAGACGCTGAACCCACAGACGCAGTACCACAGGCGTTACATGGTGCACGGCACAAGCCACCATCTCGGCATTGACGTGCACGACTGCGCGCAGGCACGCCGCGACCTGTACCTCGATGGCACCCTTGAGGCTGGCATGGTCTTTACGATCGAGCCGGGGCTTTACTTCCAGCCAGATGACCTGACCGTCCCCGAGCAGTTCCGCGGCATCGGCGTTCGGATCGAGGACGACATCCTAGTCACGGAGTCCGGCGCAGAGAACCTGTCGATCAATATTCCTCGAACTGCAGATGATGTTGAGGCGTGGATGGCAAAACACGCCTAA
- a CDS encoding DUF3107 family protein — translation MEIRIGIINAPREVSFESSESASDIEKTVGLALETGSMVVKLTDSKGKVFLIPTASIAYVEIGSDQSRRVGFVG, via the coding sequence GTGGAAATCCGTATTGGCATTATCAACGCTCCTCGTGAAGTTAGCTTCGAGTCGAGCGAGTCGGCATCCGACATCGAAAAGACCGTAGGCCTCGCACTTGAAACGGGCAGCATGGTCGTCAAGCTCACCGATTCCAAGGGCAAGGTGTTTCTCATCCCAACGGCATCCATCGCCTACGTTGAAATCGGCAGCGACCAGTCTCGCCGCGTAGGATTTGTGGGCTAG
- a CDS encoding PHP domain-containing protein translates to MATVTPDATGQDPIGRYDLHTHSVISDGTLTPAEIVREAAGIGLAGLALTDHDTAAGWPEAAAVALEHGLDFIPGMELTTKTQGFAVHLLAYFIDPHNATLLSVTERIRTDRDRRARAMVELLSADIDFSWDDVISAISDGATVGRPHIADALVTRGFYHDRGAAFADVLHPGSKYYVPNYAVDTVEAVELVRAAGGLPVLAHPAATRQRAPMPVERMKLLADRGLYGIELDHPENRREWLPPLRAEADRLGLVVTGSSDYHGAGKENRLGECTTSATTVAQMKRDAGL, encoded by the coding sequence ATGGCCACAGTTACGCCGGATGCAACGGGGCAAGACCCGATTGGTCGGTACGATCTCCACACGCACTCAGTCATCTCAGATGGCACGCTCACCCCAGCGGAGATTGTGCGGGAGGCCGCAGGCATCGGCCTTGCCGGACTTGCCCTCACCGATCACGACACGGCAGCCGGATGGCCAGAGGCTGCTGCGGTCGCCTTAGAACACGGACTCGACTTCATTCCAGGCATGGAGCTCACCACCAAAACGCAGGGATTTGCTGTTCATCTGCTGGCATACTTCATCGACCCGCATAACGCGACCCTACTGAGCGTGACCGAACGCATTCGCACCGATCGAGACCGCAGGGCGCGTGCCATGGTTGAACTGCTCTCGGCGGATATCGATTTTTCCTGGGACGACGTTATCTCGGCGATTTCTGACGGTGCGACTGTTGGGCGGCCGCATATCGCTGATGCGCTGGTCACTCGGGGTTTTTACCACGACAGGGGTGCGGCCTTCGCAGATGTGCTTCACCCCGGGAGCAAATACTACGTGCCTAATTATGCGGTCGACACGGTCGAGGCTGTTGAACTGGTCAGGGCCGCCGGGGGACTGCCAGTACTCGCGCATCCTGCCGCAACGCGTCAGCGCGCGCCAATGCCGGTCGAGCGGATGAAGCTGCTCGCTGACCGTGGCCTCTACGGCATTGAACTTGACCACCCGGAGAATCGCAGGGAATGGCTCCCTCCGCTTCGGGCTGAGGCGGATCGGCTTGGGCTGGTTGTGACCGGTTCAAGCGACTACCACGGGGCCGGCAAAGAGAACCGTCTTGGTGAGTGCACCACGTCTGCAACGACGGTTGCGCAGATGAAGCGCGACGCGGGACTCTGA
- a CDS encoding DEAD/DEAH box helicase, translating to MVDALATKGIIESFPIQEQTIPLALTGQDIIGQAKTGTGKTLGFGLPLLQRIGANPEHGVQALIVVPTRELAVQVTEDIELAASNRGATVVSIYGGKAYEGQIEQLKAGAQIVVGTPGRLLDLAGQRLLNLGNVREMVLDEADKMLDLGFLSDIEKLFSQTPEGRHTMLFSATMPGPIIALARRFMSKPIHIRASDPDEGLTQANIEHLIYRAHQLDKDEVIARILMAEGRGKTVVFTRTKRAAAKLVEELNDRGFNAAAVHGDLNQDQRERAMAAFKAGKKDVLIATDVAARGIDVDDVTHVINHTIPEDEKTYLHRVGRTGRAGRTGIAVTFVDWDDLHKWALINNALEFGQPEPTETYSSSPHLYSDLNIPEGSKGRLKPTPIKEHTPREGGSRDGGRGSRDNSRSSGGRSSGSRNGGTRERTRRPASTDAAGTETVVTEPAPTAAGEAAPNRTRRRRRRNHSSTGEGAIHSAPTE from the coding sequence ATGGTTGATGCCCTCGCTACGAAGGGCATTATTGAGTCCTTCCCCATTCAAGAACAAACCATCCCCCTCGCCCTGACCGGCCAAGACATCATTGGTCAGGCCAAGACGGGAACCGGAAAGACCCTCGGCTTTGGTCTCCCCCTCCTTCAGCGCATCGGGGCAAACCCCGAGCACGGCGTGCAGGCATTGATCGTTGTTCCCACCCGCGAGCTCGCGGTTCAGGTAACCGAAGACATCGAGCTTGCCGCGTCAAACCGTGGTGCCACCGTTGTCTCCATTTATGGCGGCAAGGCATACGAGGGCCAAATCGAGCAGCTGAAGGCTGGCGCGCAGATTGTTGTCGGCACGCCGGGCCGTCTGCTCGACCTCGCAGGACAGCGCCTCCTCAACCTCGGCAACGTGCGCGAGATGGTGCTCGACGAGGCCGACAAGATGCTCGACCTTGGCTTCCTCTCTGACATCGAGAAGCTGTTCTCGCAGACGCCAGAGGGCCGCCACACCATGCTGTTCTCGGCGACCATGCCAGGGCCGATCATCGCCCTTGCTCGCCGTTTCATGTCGAAGCCCATCCACATTCGTGCGTCAGACCCAGATGAGGGCCTGACCCAGGCCAACATTGAGCACCTCATCTACCGGGCCCACCAGCTCGATAAAGATGAGGTCATCGCGCGCATCCTCATGGCAGAGGGCCGCGGCAAGACGGTTGTCTTTACGCGCACCAAGCGCGCGGCAGCGAAGCTTGTTGAGGAGCTCAACGATCGCGGATTTAACGCCGCAGCCGTTCACGGCGACCTCAACCAGGACCAGCGCGAGCGCGCAATGGCCGCTTTCAAGGCTGGCAAGAAGGATGTGCTTATCGCGACCGACGTTGCCGCGCGCGGCATCGACGTTGATGATGTCACACACGTCATCAACCACACCATCCCAGAAGACGAGAAGACCTACCTGCACCGCGTTGGCCGCACCGGCCGCGCCGGCCGCACCGGCATCGCCGTGACCTTTGTTGACTGGGATGACCTGCACAAGTGGGCCCTCATCAACAATGCCCTCGAATTTGGTCAGCCAGAACCAACCGAGACATACTCTTCGTCGCCACACCTGTACAGCGATCTGAACATTCCAGAGGGCTCGAAGGGCCGCCTCAAGCCAACGCCGATCAAGGAGCACACTCCTCGTGAGGGCGGCTCACGCGATGGCGGTCGCGGCTCACGCGACAACTCGCGCTCGTCCGGTGGTCGTTCGTCTGGCTCACGCAACGGCGGCACCCGAGAGCGCACGAGGCGCCCAGCATCCACCGACGCAGCCGGGACCGAAACCGTGGTCACCGAGCCAGCCCCTACTGCTGCCGGAGAGGCCGCGCCTAACCGTACCCGCCGTCGCCGTCGCCGCAACCACAGCAGCACTGGTGAGGGCGCTATCCACTCGGCACCAACCGAATAG
- a CDS encoding endonuclease/exonuclease/phosphatase family protein, with amino-acid sequence MGRLIAAIILLVLLAAGVLSVWPQVANFELLFPFAQAVSLRGLGVAAAVALVILSVLLSLLIKPIRGFLSALIVILMLFTIANTAIIVTRGAGNTAFAEPAPTDITVGSWNTLGDSVDADDIAAFAVDNNLRVLSLPETTEVISNQVAARIAALGGPTMAVHHVAFDSVYRARSTGLLIDVSIGNYAITESKTEGTSLPSFVATPTSDTALPTIVAVHAIAPMLETMQPWRDDLAWVEQQCARPNTILAGDFNATVDHFPADSKCSDAALETGNAAFGTWPSSIPSLLGAPIDHVLYTSEWKATGMNVIQSFDDAGSDHRPIVAQLSRR; translated from the coding sequence ATGGGAAGACTTATCGCTGCGATCATTTTGCTGGTACTCCTCGCGGCCGGCGTGCTTTCCGTGTGGCCACAAGTGGCAAACTTCGAGTTGCTCTTCCCGTTTGCTCAGGCCGTTTCTTTGCGAGGCCTTGGCGTCGCTGCCGCCGTCGCTCTTGTCATTCTGAGCGTCTTGCTTTCGCTGCTCATCAAACCGATCCGCGGCTTCCTCTCGGCGCTCATCGTCATCCTTATGCTGTTCACCATCGCAAACACCGCCATCATTGTGACGCGGGGCGCTGGCAACACGGCGTTTGCGGAGCCTGCCCCAACCGACATCACCGTTGGGTCGTGGAATACGCTTGGCGACTCCGTTGACGCGGATGACATCGCGGCGTTTGCCGTCGACAATAACCTGCGTGTGTTGTCCCTTCCCGAAACGACCGAGGTCATCAGTAATCAGGTTGCGGCCCGCATTGCCGCGCTTGGCGGTCCAACCATGGCGGTACATCACGTCGCGTTTGATAGCGTCTATCGAGCCCGTTCAACCGGGTTGCTGATTGACGTATCCATTGGAAACTACGCAATCACAGAATCGAAGACGGAAGGCACGTCGCTTCCCTCGTTTGTGGCCACACCAACGAGCGACACGGCCCTCCCAACCATCGTCGCGGTACACGCCATTGCGCCAATGCTCGAAACGATGCAGCCGTGGCGCGACGACCTCGCCTGGGTTGAGCAGCAGTGTGCACGGCCAAACACCATCCTCGCCGGGGACTTTAACGCAACGGTTGATCATTTCCCCGCCGACAGCAAGTGTTCGGATGCCGCGCTCGAGACCGGCAACGCCGCCTTCGGAACGTGGCCAAGCAGCATCCCGTCGCTGCTCGGCGCTCCAATCGACCACGTGCTGTACACCTCCGAGTGGAAAGCGACCGGCATGAATGTTATTCAGAGCTTCGATGACGCCGGAAGCGACCATCGCCCCATTGTTGCGCAGCTTTCCCGCCGCTAA
- a CDS encoding UrvD/REP family ATP-dependent DNA helicase has translation MASATPPRSDHSGSFDAAASVAETGLNGSNGTLTGKTESSDAPVANAGHTQPTTPKWDASQRAVLQLDPAQHATIIGAPGSGKTELLIQLYHDRITHNGFASDEILVLSPTRLSATRLRDQLDARMQSPSTGPRARTSTSLAVQMVTTARSLAGEPLPRLLTGASQDQLIARLLSGEDLGASARGSSQRSGEGLPSDSTEAEPTTGEFAAAHATAESGEREGNDPLGVAEHIINWPSELAADVRALQGFRNQLRELIRVCIDYGLSDEQLASLGESTGRPEWIACAQFLPVYRKALAREHPNEFDLSQFHRQAVELLHGVASGAVSTTSLGDIARLRCIFVDDAQELPRSTIELLVAFAARGTTIILFGDPDITTESFQGAEPQFLADFGNLIGGKTVERCELSTVYRHSPDVRAFLQRVTGLIGAAGWGTQRGAEAHGGAAGSVTFSTVQSGAEQSSAIARLLRERHLKPSRRPAPVPRASGDEHLSAQRPSVEDGAVPWSRMAVICRNRAQATRVAESLVALDVPTAIAAGGTILREHNIVRDLALIASVALHQAQIDGVSLNRLLRGPLGGLDHIGLRRLRAALLHEERSAGGKRTADELLLDAFLAPGGFLLLETPAARLAERLQRVLERARQSAETRGSIEDILWAAWSESGLSAVWEKQALAQSGVVSDDAHRQLDAVVALFYAAQRYEERAPGSDPRDFLNLLMLSDLPEDTLAAHAAADTVTVTTPNGAIGQHFDLVVIPGLQEGVWPNLRLRGSLLGTEQLARLSEHPLHAPPASANGDGIDERRLVLHDELRMFAQAVSRSNGDVVAVAVANEDEQPSRIFGLAPEGSEKPLPSGALSLRGMVGELRSRLEFELEQHPEQGKAFADAAPETAALALLASNGVTGANPESWYGILAPSSTEPLVDLARPEATVSVSPSRLESFETCELDWAINSLGGGSTNTSAGLGTLVHRALELEPTPNVPALMGHVDEAWSTLSFDAQWDNTRMHERARQMVIRVAEYLVSFEREGGTLLSAEQQFAVAFAHVQLRGAIDRVELYPDDTPGSAGRVVIVDLKTGNPAVTKNTVNENAQLSAYQLAVAAGGLEGIPADAQPGGAKLVVVSPDRSKTFVSIPQEAFDTEQLAVFQERLSEAATGMAGATFHANTTSHCNSAFSFGQCTIHTVRPVSFR, from the coding sequence ATGGCATCAGCAACCCCACCTCGAAGCGACCATTCCGGTTCGTTCGATGCTGCGGCATCCGTTGCAGAAACAGGCCTCAACGGCAGCAACGGCACATTAACCGGCAAGACTGAATCGAGCGATGCGCCCGTGGCGAACGCAGGTCATACACAGCCGACAACACCCAAGTGGGATGCCTCGCAACGTGCTGTGCTCCAGCTTGATCCGGCTCAGCACGCGACCATTATTGGTGCTCCCGGTAGCGGCAAAACCGAGCTGCTGATCCAGCTCTACCACGACAGAATCACTCATAATGGCTTCGCGAGTGACGAGATCTTGGTGCTTTCGCCCACTCGTCTCAGTGCGACGCGACTTCGCGATCAGCTCGATGCGCGGATGCAATCGCCAAGTACGGGGCCTCGCGCCCGCACCTCCACCTCGCTGGCCGTTCAGATGGTCACAACCGCGCGCAGCCTTGCCGGGGAACCGCTTCCGCGACTGCTCACGGGGGCGAGCCAGGACCAACTTATTGCGCGGCTGCTGAGCGGTGAAGACCTTGGCGCGTCTGCGCGCGGCAGCAGCCAACGGAGCGGCGAAGGGCTTCCCTCTGACAGCACCGAAGCCGAGCCGACGACCGGCGAATTCGCCGCCGCTCATGCAACCGCTGAGTCGGGAGAGCGAGAGGGCAACGACCCGCTTGGCGTGGCCGAGCACATCATCAACTGGCCCAGCGAGCTTGCTGCTGACGTCCGCGCCCTGCAGGGTTTTCGTAACCAGCTTCGTGAACTCATCCGAGTCTGCATTGACTATGGCCTGAGCGACGAGCAGCTTGCCAGCCTTGGAGAATCCACTGGCAGGCCAGAGTGGATCGCCTGCGCGCAGTTCCTACCGGTGTATCGCAAGGCACTGGCTCGTGAGCATCCGAATGAGTTCGACCTGAGTCAGTTTCACCGTCAGGCTGTTGAGCTTCTGCACGGTGTTGCCTCTGGTGCTGTATCGACAACCTCACTCGGTGACATCGCCCGGCTTCGCTGCATTTTTGTTGATGACGCGCAAGAACTGCCCCGGTCAACCATCGAACTGCTTGTTGCTTTTGCCGCGCGGGGCACGACCATCATCCTGTTTGGCGATCCAGACATCACAACAGAATCGTTTCAGGGGGCCGAACCTCAGTTCCTTGCTGACTTTGGCAATCTGATTGGGGGCAAAACCGTTGAGCGATGTGAGCTGAGCACGGTATACCGTCATAGCCCCGACGTTCGGGCCTTCCTACAGCGAGTTACCGGTCTGATCGGTGCAGCGGGTTGGGGCACGCAGCGTGGCGCCGAAGCGCACGGTGGCGCCGCTGGCAGCGTCACGTTCAGCACAGTGCAGTCAGGGGCAGAACAATCCTCGGCGATCGCGCGCCTGCTGCGTGAGCGACACCTCAAACCGAGTCGCAGACCTGCACCGGTACCACGAGCCTCCGGGGACGAACATCTGAGTGCTCAGCGTCCGAGCGTTGAGGACGGGGCTGTGCCGTGGTCCCGCATGGCCGTGATCTGCCGAAACCGAGCCCAGGCCACCAGGGTTGCCGAATCGCTTGTTGCCCTCGACGTTCCTACGGCCATTGCCGCCGGTGGGACGATCCTCAGGGAACACAACATCGTTCGTGATCTTGCGCTTATTGCGTCTGTCGCACTTCACCAGGCACAGATCGATGGTGTGAGCTTGAACCGGCTGTTGCGAGGCCCACTTGGCGGTCTCGATCACATCGGGCTTCGGAGGCTCAGGGCCGCGTTGCTTCACGAGGAACGCTCGGCAGGAGGCAAACGCACCGCCGATGAATTGCTGCTTGACGCCTTTCTCGCACCCGGCGGCTTTCTTCTCCTTGAGACTCCGGCCGCACGGCTGGCAGAACGTCTCCAACGGGTTCTTGAACGAGCGCGACAGTCAGCCGAGACGCGGGGCAGCATCGAAGATATCCTCTGGGCTGCCTGGAGCGAATCAGGGTTGTCGGCGGTCTGGGAGAAGCAGGCGCTGGCCCAATCCGGTGTTGTCTCCGACGACGCTCACCGCCAGCTCGATGCGGTTGTCGCCCTCTTCTACGCCGCGCAGCGCTACGAAGAACGAGCGCCAGGCAGCGACCCGCGTGATTTCCTTAACCTCTTGATGCTGAGCGATCTTCCAGAAGACACCCTTGCCGCCCACGCCGCAGCGGATACCGTCACCGTCACCACCCCAAACGGGGCCATCGGTCAGCACTTTGACCTCGTTGTGATTCCAGGGCTCCAAGAAGGAGTCTGGCCAAACCTGCGCCTACGTGGTTCGTTGCTTGGCACCGAGCAGCTTGCGCGGCTCAGCGAGCACCCCCTACATGCGCCGCCAGCATCCGCGAACGGCGACGGTATCGACGAACGACGGCTCGTGCTTCACGACGAGCTGCGGATGTTTGCCCAGGCCGTCTCGCGCAGCAACGGCGACGTCGTGGCCGTTGCTGTCGCAAATGAAGACGAGCAGCCGTCGCGCATCTTTGGTCTCGCCCCTGAGGGCAGCGAGAAGCCGTTGCCCTCCGGTGCTCTGAGCCTCAGGGGCATGGTGGGCGAGCTGAGAAGTCGTCTTGAGTTCGAGCTTGAGCAGCATCCTGAACAAGGCAAAGCATTCGCTGACGCTGCGCCCGAAACAGCGGCGCTCGCCCTCCTCGCGAGCAACGGCGTCACAGGGGCCAACCCGGAATCGTGGTACGGAATCCTCGCTCCGAGCAGCACCGAACCGCTTGTCGATCTTGCCCGGCCTGAGGCCACCGTCTCTGTGAGTCCGTCACGGCTTGAATCGTTCGAGACCTGCGAACTCGACTGGGCCATCAACTCGCTTGGGGGAGGCAGTACAAACACCTCTGCAGGGCTTGGCACGCTGGTCCACCGGGCGCTTGAACTCGAACCGACCCCCAACGTTCCTGCGCTGATGGGCCATGTAGACGAAGCCTGGTCAACCCTGAGCTTTGACGCCCAGTGGGACAACACGCGCATGCACGAGCGGGCGCGGCAGATGGTCATCAGGGTTGCCGAGTATCTGGTGAGCTTCGAGCGCGAAGGAGGCACGCTGCTCTCCGCCGAGCAACAGTTTGCCGTCGCGTTTGCGCACGTCCAGCTTCGGGGAGCCATTGACAGGGTCGAGTTGTACCCAGACGACACTCCCGGGTCAGCCGGTCGAGTGGTTATTGTCGATCTGAAGACAGGAAACCCGGCAGTGACAAAAAACACCGTCAATGAGAACGCCCAACTCTCCGCGTATCAACTGGCAGTTGCGGCAGGCGGACTTGAGGGTATCCCCGCCGATGCCCAACCTGGCGGGGCCAAGCTCGTTGTTGTCTCGCCCGACCGATCAAAAACCTTTGTCTCCATTCCGCAAGAGGCCTTTGACACCGAACAGCTCGCCGTGTTTCAGGAGCGGCTGAGCGAAGCAGCAACGGGCATGGCCGGGGCAACATTCCACGCAAACACAACGAGTCACTGCAACAGCGCCTTTAGCTTTGGCCAGTGCACGATCCACACTGTTCGGCCGGTGAGCTTCCGATGA